A DNA window from Bradyrhizobium barranii subsp. barranii contains the following coding sequences:
- a CDS encoding ABC transporter permease, with amino-acid sequence MLSFLLRRLLQTIPTVLAVVLLVFVLFSVVPGSIVSSMSDDSDPQVELRMKKQLGLDDPLYWRFGAYIAKLATGDFGTSFRTREPVTTMIAKRAWPTLQLIFTAMTFAILIGVPLGFIAALKPGGIVDTLAMVLAVSGLSIAKFWLGLVLMYLFALKLGWLPSFGYGDGGLKYLLLPAVTLGVSPMALFARTTRAAVLEIMTADFVRTARSKGMSETRVVKWHVMRNALVIILTTVGLQFGGLMGQAVVVEKLFSWPGIGSLLVDSVLQRDIPAVQGSILVVVLAFLAINLLIDVLYGVIDPRIRYA; translated from the coding sequence ATGCTCTCGTTCCTGCTCCGCCGTCTGCTGCAAACCATTCCGACCGTGCTCGCCGTCGTGCTGCTGGTGTTCGTGCTGTTCAGCGTCGTTCCCGGCAGCATCGTCTCATCCATGAGCGACGACAGCGATCCCCAGGTCGAGCTGCGCATGAAGAAGCAGCTCGGCCTCGACGATCCCCTCTATTGGCGTTTCGGCGCCTACATCGCCAAGCTCGCGACCGGTGACTTCGGCACCTCGTTCCGGACCCGCGAGCCTGTCACGACCATGATCGCCAAACGGGCCTGGCCGACGCTGCAGCTCATCTTCACGGCCATGACGTTTGCGATTTTGATCGGTGTTCCCCTTGGTTTCATCGCAGCGCTGAAACCCGGGGGCATCGTCGATACGCTCGCCATGGTGCTGGCGGTGTCGGGCCTTTCCATTGCCAAATTCTGGCTCGGATTGGTGCTGATGTATCTGTTTGCGTTGAAGCTCGGCTGGCTGCCGAGCTTCGGCTATGGCGATGGAGGGCTGAAATATCTGCTTCTGCCGGCCGTGACGCTCGGCGTCTCGCCGATGGCGCTATTTGCCCGCACGACGCGCGCCGCGGTCCTCGAGATCATGACCGCTGATTTCGTCCGCACCGCGCGCTCGAAGGGCATGAGCGAGACGCGTGTGGTGAAGTGGCACGTGATGCGCAACGCGCTCGTCATCATTCTCACCACTGTCGGCCTTCAGTTCGGCGGGTTGATGGGGCAGGCGGTCGTGGTCGAGAAACTGTTCTCCTGGCCGGGCATCGGTTCGCTGCTCGTCGACAGCGTGCTCCAGCGCGACATTCCCGCCGTCCAGGGCTCCATTCTCGTGGTGGTGCTGGCCTTTCTCGCGATCAATCTGCTGATCGACGTGCTCTACGGCGTGATCGATCCCAGGATCAGATACGCATGA
- a CDS encoding ABC transporter permease, which produces MASSETALAAGRRPRGVAPFLRSQMRNIAPFLTLIFLSAFFAFASPSFATLDNLGNILTQVSVTGIIAVGLTFVILCAEIDLSVASIANVTGIAVAYFTLQESYVNIANIPLPGAVAIILSILLCALLGLVNALGLTVIGIPSFIMTLAMMQIAAGVSALLVRGQIAYKVPGLITTLGSGSIGGIPWIVIVAAIMLLGGHLVLTYTRFGRYVYMVGGNREAAEYSGLNVKLILGAVMVISAVCSGIGGMLGVAHFGSAQQNEFDTYLLDSIAAVVVGGTSLFGGRGGIGNTIVGLFVLGVLNNGLDHVNIDSFLKILIRGLILLAALVINVYAQRLREKAAE; this is translated from the coding sequence ATGGCGAGCAGTGAGACGGCTTTGGCGGCGGGTCGGCGGCCGCGCGGCGTTGCGCCCTTCCTGCGCTCGCAGATGCGCAACATCGCGCCGTTCCTCACCCTGATCTTCCTCTCCGCCTTCTTCGCCTTTGCCAGCCCCTCCTTCGCGACGCTGGACAATCTCGGCAACATCCTGACGCAGGTGTCGGTGACAGGCATCATCGCGGTCGGCCTCACCTTCGTGATCCTCTGCGCGGAGATCGACCTCTCGGTCGCCAGCATCGCCAACGTCACCGGCATCGCCGTCGCCTACTTCACGCTGCAGGAATCCTACGTCAACATCGCCAACATCCCCCTGCCCGGCGCGGTCGCGATCATCCTGTCGATCCTGCTCTGCGCGCTGCTCGGCCTCGTCAATGCGCTCGGCCTGACCGTGATCGGTATCCCCTCCTTCATCATGACGCTGGCGATGATGCAGATCGCGGCCGGCGTCTCGGCGCTGCTGGTACGCGGCCAGATCGCCTACAAAGTGCCCGGCCTGATCACCACGCTCGGCTCGGGCTCGATCGGCGGCATCCCCTGGATCGTCATCGTCGCGGCCATCATGCTGCTCGGCGGCCATCTGGTACTGACCTACACGCGCTTCGGCCGCTACGTCTACATGGTCGGCGGCAATCGCGAGGCGGCCGAATATTCCGGCCTCAACGTCAAGCTCATCCTCGGCGCCGTGATGGTGATCTCCGCGGTGTGCTCGGGGATCGGCGGCATGCTCGGCGTCGCCCATTTCGGCAGCGCGCAGCAGAACGAGTTCGACACCTATCTGCTCGACTCCATCGCCGCCGTCGTCGTCGGCGGCACCAGCCTGTTCGGCGGCCGCGGCGGCATCGGCAACACCATCGTCGGGCTCTTCGTTCTCGGCGTCCTGAATAACGGCCTCGACCACGTCAACATCGACAGCTTCCTGAAGATCCTGATCCGCGGCCTGATCCTGCTCGCGGCGCTGGTCATCAACGTCTACGCGCAGCGGCTCAGGGAAAAAGCGGCGGAGTAG
- a CDS encoding RidA family protein gives MAHIVNHNPATVHPPAGGYSMGLELTQHRRLLFVSGQVPEKTDGTVPEGFEAQCEQAWRNVIEVLAAAGLGVEHLVKVTTFLTDRTQVVTNRTIRSKVLGEHRPALTVVVVETVDSKWLLEIEAIAAE, from the coding sequence ATGGCTCACATCGTCAACCACAATCCCGCAACGGTCCATCCTCCCGCCGGCGGTTACAGCATGGGACTTGAATTGACGCAGCATCGCCGACTGTTGTTCGTCAGCGGCCAGGTGCCCGAGAAAACCGACGGCACCGTGCCCGAAGGTTTCGAGGCGCAATGCGAGCAGGCCTGGCGCAACGTGATCGAGGTGCTCGCCGCCGCGGGGCTTGGCGTCGAGCATCTGGTCAAGGTCACCACGTTCCTGACTGACCGGACTCAAGTCGTGACCAACCGCACCATTCGCAGCAAGGTGCTCGGCGAACATCGGCCCGCGCTGACGGTCGTGGTCGTCGAGACCGTTGACAGCAAATGGCTACTCGAGATCGAGGCGATTGCCGCGGAATGA
- a CDS encoding L-2-amino-thiazoline-4-carboxylic acid hydrolase, with the protein MAENIHPFYQTHRSAMEVAMRDRLDLAEAMLRERTHLTDIDGIRREVMDEFEIVLTQMPYVGGAASRMSDFFMRLMGFMAISRVLRRHGVPVPVIGEIERDTYKAQLLTAPEAERLASGRQFMSPENQALLREQAARSVTKAHQEEFPEDFVYDFVEPGPQDSFEFGINYKACGFCKLAARHGDKDILPNICGLDFVAYAARGIRLERTQTLAGGASHCNFRFSRLPPD; encoded by the coding sequence ATGGCTGAGAACATCCATCCCTTCTACCAGACGCATCGGAGCGCAATGGAGGTCGCCATGCGCGATCGACTCGACCTTGCCGAAGCGATGCTGCGCGAGCGCACGCATCTCACCGACATCGACGGGATCAGGCGGGAGGTGATGGACGAATTCGAGATTGTCCTCACCCAAATGCCCTATGTCGGCGGCGCGGCAAGCCGCATGAGCGATTTCTTCATGCGTCTCATGGGTTTTATGGCCATCAGCCGGGTGCTGCGACGACACGGCGTGCCGGTGCCTGTGATTGGCGAGATCGAGCGAGACACCTACAAGGCGCAATTGCTGACTGCGCCCGAGGCGGAGCGTCTCGCCTCGGGGCGGCAATTCATGTCGCCGGAGAACCAGGCCTTGCTGCGCGAGCAGGCGGCAAGGAGCGTTACAAAAGCGCATCAGGAAGAGTTTCCTGAAGACTTCGTTTACGATTTCGTCGAGCCGGGTCCGCAAGACAGCTTCGAATTCGGCATCAACTACAAGGCCTGCGGCTTCTGCAAGCTCGCAGCGCGCCACGGGGACAAAGACATCCTGCCGAACATCTGCGGCCTCGATTTCGTCGCCTACGCAGCGCGCGGCATCCGCCTGGAGCGCACACAAACATTGGCGGGCGGCGCGAGCCACTGCAATTTCCGCTTCTCGCGGCTACCGCCGGATTAG
- a CDS encoding VOC family protein yields MPRRLDHLVICVRDLEQAALDWQRLGFNLTPTGVHPFGTSNRLAQFADNFLELLAVTDNALVPPATPGHFSFAAYNRDFLETAEGMSMLVLHSTDAHADAARFRADRIGDYAPFDFGRDAVLPGGGTARVAFSLAFATDPAMPGIAFFTCQQRHPPELFWKAQYQRHPNGALRVVEVVMSAAEPVAHRDFLERLTESAAELAPGRLTIGERGNQITLLGPSELARRLPGLANSASPRFCAARLAVADLDATGRTLKHNGVGFAMTGAVLLVPPATAHGLALEFVEQEAN; encoded by the coding sequence ATGCCCCGTCGTTTAGATCATCTCGTCATTTGCGTCCGCGATCTGGAACAGGCTGCGCTGGATTGGCAGCGGCTTGGCTTCAACCTCACGCCGACCGGTGTGCATCCGTTCGGAACCAGCAACCGCCTGGCGCAGTTCGCCGACAATTTTCTGGAGTTGCTGGCCGTCACCGACAATGCGTTGGTGCCGCCAGCCACGCCGGGCCATTTCAGCTTCGCGGCCTACAACCGCGATTTTCTTGAGACCGCCGAGGGGATGTCGATGCTGGTCTTGCACAGCACCGACGCCCACGCCGATGCCGCGCGTTTCAGGGCCGACCGCATCGGCGATTATGCGCCGTTCGATTTCGGCCGCGACGCGGTGCTCCCGGGCGGAGGCACGGCGCGCGTCGCGTTTTCGCTAGCCTTTGCCACCGATCCCGCCATGCCCGGGATCGCGTTCTTCACCTGCCAGCAGCGTCACCCGCCGGAACTGTTCTGGAAGGCGCAGTATCAGCGTCATCCCAACGGCGCCCTCCGCGTGGTCGAGGTAGTGATGTCGGCGGCGGAGCCGGTGGCGCATCGAGATTTCCTCGAGCGCCTCACGGAAAGCGCGGCCGAGCTTGCGCCCGGGCGGCTGACGATTGGTGAGCGCGGCAATCAGATCACCTTGCTCGGCCCGTCCGAACTGGCGCGTCGGCTACCGGGCCTCGCGAACAGCGCTTCGCCGCGCTTTTGCGCGGCGCGTCTGGCGGTCGCTGATCTGGATGCGACAGGGCGAACACTGAAACACAACGGCGTCGGCTTCGCGATGACCGGTGCCGTGCTGTTGGTGCCACCCGCCACCGCGCATGGTCTGGCGCTCGAATTCGTCGAACAGGAGGCAAACTGA
- a CDS encoding ABC transporter ATP-binding protein, translating to MTGAPLIEVEDLRIDLDDGSRRVAAAEGISFRIDRGETFGLVGESGCGKSITALALIGLLRQPLSIGGGVIRFEGREIQHLSAARQRELRGNRIAMIFQEPMTALNPVSPVGRQIAEMFVLHKGKSWREANQLAVEALASVRVPAPERRVNDYPHQLSGGMRQRVMIAIALACGPDLLIADEPTTALDVTVQAEIIELMRNLCAERGTAILMISHDLGLVANVCRRVAVMYAGRIVEERGSADIFRAPSHPYTQGLVASLPRLGSRAALGRTRLKEIAGVVPAITNFPDGCRFNPRCTQATEICRTVAPQTDLLEAGGFVRCYHHA from the coding sequence ATGACCGGCGCGCCGCTGATCGAAGTCGAGGATCTGCGCATCGATCTCGACGATGGATCGAGGCGCGTTGCGGCGGCCGAGGGCATTTCATTTCGCATTGATCGCGGCGAGACGTTCGGCCTTGTCGGCGAATCCGGCTGCGGCAAGAGCATCACGGCGCTCGCCTTGATCGGCCTGTTGCGGCAGCCGCTGTCGATCGGCGGCGGCGTCATCCGGTTTGAGGGACGGGAGATCCAGCACCTTTCCGCGGCCAGGCAGCGGGAGCTGCGCGGCAATCGCATCGCCATGATCTTCCAGGAGCCGATGACGGCGCTGAACCCGGTCTCGCCGGTGGGCCGGCAGATCGCCGAGATGTTCGTGCTGCACAAGGGCAAGAGCTGGCGGGAAGCCAACCAGCTTGCGGTCGAGGCGCTGGCGAGCGTCCGCGTCCCCGCACCCGAGCGACGCGTCAACGATTACCCGCACCAGCTGTCCGGCGGCATGCGTCAGCGCGTCATGATCGCCATCGCCCTCGCATGCGGTCCGGACCTCCTGATCGCCGACGAACCGACCACCGCGCTCGACGTGACGGTGCAGGCGGAAATCATCGAGCTGATGCGCAATCTGTGCGCCGAGAGGGGGACGGCGATCCTGATGATCAGCCACGATCTCGGCCTCGTCGCCAATGTCTGCCGCCGTGTCGCCGTCATGTATGCCGGCCGCATCGTCGAGGAGCGCGGCTCTGCCGATATTTTCCGGGCGCCTTCGCATCCCTATACGCAGGGCCTGGTCGCCTCGCTGCCGCGGCTGGGCAGTCGGGCCGCGCTTGGCCGCACCAGGCTTAAGGAGATCGCGGGCGTGGTTCCAGCCATCACGAATTTCCCGGATGGCTGCCGGTTCAATCCGCGCTGTACGCAGGCCACCGAGATCTGCCGCACGGTTGCGCCGCAGACGGATTTGCTGGAGGCCGGCGGTTTCGTCCGGTGTTACCACCATGCATGA
- a CDS encoding ABC transporter ATP-binding protein, with the protein MHEPQAMQGEARPDDDLILSIEDLAVHFPMGGGWLGRGRRVLRAVDGVDLRLRRGECLGLVGESGSGKSTVALSILGLLTPTRGRIVLDGQVVTNRQSGDRKSLARTVQIVFQDPYASLNPRQTVRRTLEDPLRVHGVTAKSEIEDRVATMLRHVGLRPEQADRYPHEFSGGQRQRIGIARALILNPRIVICDEPVSALDVSIRAQIINLLLELKDTLGLSYIMISHDLGVVEHMSDRVAVMYLGRIVENGHWREIFERPAHPYTQALIAAIPDPLHHAPLATTGGDLPNPLNPPNGCAFSPRCRYAEAVCRHEPGPVLETRADGHEVRCWRADEIAGQTQLASTEGGHP; encoded by the coding sequence ATGCATGAGCCGCAAGCCATGCAGGGGGAAGCGAGGCCGGACGACGACCTCATTCTCAGCATCGAGGATCTCGCGGTTCATTTTCCGATGGGGGGCGGCTGGCTCGGCCGCGGCCGGCGGGTGCTCCGTGCCGTCGACGGCGTCGATCTCAGGCTGAGACGAGGCGAATGCCTCGGCCTTGTCGGCGAGTCCGGCTCGGGCAAGTCGACCGTCGCATTGTCGATCCTGGGTCTGTTGACGCCGACGCGCGGCCGCATCGTGCTGGACGGGCAGGTGGTGACCAACAGGCAATCCGGCGACCGAAAGTCGCTGGCCCGCACCGTGCAGATCGTTTTTCAGGATCCCTACGCCTCGCTCAATCCCCGCCAGACCGTCCGCCGCACGCTGGAAGATCCCCTGCGTGTGCATGGCGTGACCGCAAAAAGTGAGATCGAGGACCGTGTTGCGACGATGCTGCGGCATGTCGGCCTGCGGCCGGAACAGGCCGACCGCTATCCGCATGAATTCTCCGGCGGCCAGCGCCAGCGCATCGGGATTGCGCGCGCCCTGATCCTCAATCCCAGGATCGTCATCTGCGACGAGCCGGTGTCGGCGCTCGACGTCTCGATCCGCGCCCAGATCATCAATTTGCTGCTGGAATTGAAGGACACGCTCGGTCTTTCCTACATCATGATCAGCCACGACCTCGGCGTCGTCGAGCACATGAGCGACCGCGTCGCCGTCATGTATCTCGGCCGCATCGTCGAGAACGGCCACTGGCGCGAAATTTTTGAGCGCCCGGCGCACCCCTACACGCAAGCCCTGATCGCGGCCATCCCCGATCCGCTGCACCATGCACCGTTGGCGACGACAGGGGGCGACCTTCCCAACCCGCTCAATCCGCCGAACGGATGCGCCTTCAGCCCGCGTTGCCGGTACGCGGAGGCCGTGTGTCGCCACGAGCCCGGTCCGGTGCTGGAAACGCGCGCCGATGGACATGAGGTGAGGTGCTGGCGGGCTGACGAGATTGCTGGGCAGACGCAATTGGCTTCGACCGAGGGCGGGCATCCCTAA
- a CDS encoding LysR family transcriptional regulator: MTYALPPLNALRAFEAAARHLSFKLAAHELHVTPAAVGQQVKALEARLGVQLFERLHKQLILTAAGQAYLPGVSEGFRHIAEATSQLKPAGAVLLQLGVHGSFDLRRLELAEFRSAHAEIGLRVLQPAGLHELVEGKVDLLIARGLGRHPGYRCDRVNEGSGLGDWLIAPEGTADCPEIVSFRDWLRALPAENPLANRRPRLVGISGS, translated from the coding sequence ATGACCTACGCCCTTCCCCCGCTCAACGCGCTCCGCGCTTTTGAGGCCGCCGCCCGGCATCTCAGCTTCAAGTTGGCCGCGCACGAGCTGCACGTGACACCTGCCGCCGTGGGACAGCAGGTGAAGGCGCTGGAGGCACGCCTCGGCGTGCAGCTGTTCGAGCGGCTGCATAAGCAGCTCATTCTCACCGCGGCCGGTCAGGCCTATCTGCCCGGGGTCTCCGAAGGTTTTCGTCACATTGCGGAGGCGACCTCGCAATTGAAGCCGGCGGGCGCGGTGCTGCTGCAGTTGGGGGTCCATGGCAGCTTCGACCTGCGCCGGCTCGAATTGGCGGAGTTTCGCAGCGCCCATGCGGAGATCGGTTTGCGGGTGCTGCAGCCGGCCGGCCTGCACGAATTGGTCGAGGGCAAGGTCGACCTGCTGATCGCCCGCGGTCTCGGCCGCCATCCGGGCTATCGCTGCGACCGGGTCAATGAGGGATCAGGCCTCGGTGATTGGCTGATCGCGCCTGAAGGCACCGCGGATTGCCCCGAGATCGTCAGCTTCCGCGACTGGCTGCGCGCCCTGCCAGCCGAGAACCCGCTCGCAAACCGCCGCCCGCGTCTGGTCGGCATCAGCGGAAGCTAA
- a CDS encoding methyltransferase family protein → MPRTAAVIGTAIFFVFAPCVVAGVVPWWISRWEFRLPFLGVELTRFVGAALILAGLAGLVDSFARFALQGLGTPAPIAPTQHLVVTGLYRYVRNPIYVAVAAVIFGQALLFGDWGLFAYGAVVWLAFHLFVVGYEEPTLKRSFGAEYEAFCINVPRWIPRLTAWRGGR, encoded by the coding sequence ATGCCAAGAACTGCTGCTGTCATCGGCACCGCCATCTTCTTCGTGTTCGCGCCCTGCGTGGTGGCTGGGGTGGTCCCGTGGTGGATTTCACGCTGGGAGTTCAGGTTGCCGTTTCTCGGCGTCGAGCTCACGCGCTTCGTCGGCGCCGCGCTAATTCTTGCCGGCTTAGCCGGGCTCGTGGATTCATTCGCGCGTTTCGCACTGCAGGGGCTCGGCACGCCGGCGCCGATCGCCCCGACCCAACATCTCGTCGTTACCGGCCTCTATCGCTATGTGCGCAATCCAATCTATGTGGCGGTCGCCGCCGTCATTTTCGGCCAGGCGCTCCTGTTCGGCGATTGGGGGCTGTTCGCCTACGGCGCAGTCGTCTGGCTCGCCTTCCACCTTTTTGTCGTGGGCTACGAAGAGCCGACGCTAAAAAGGTCATTCGGCGCGGAATACGAAGCGTTCTGCATCAATGTGCCGCGTTGGATCCCGCGCCTAACTGCGTGGCGAGGCGGTCGGTAG
- a CDS encoding ABC transporter permease, which yields MKLRANLIIGGALFALAILVGLLAPWLAHTDPVLDANLMNAEEPPSWTWWFGTDDQGRDIYSRVVYGARVSLTVGIVSQLINSVIGVALGLSAGYWGGWWDDFVNGLTNLMLAIPSLIFALAIMAVLGPGLTSLLIALGLTNWSFTCRIARASALSLRSQGYVQAATVLGYGDLRIMITQLLPNMLGLGVRPPFPSWGSMLSDARDQITTAPWLSVFPGLAIFLTVLGLNLLGDGLRDILDPQSRSRRT from the coding sequence ATGAAGCTCCGCGCCAATCTCATCATCGGTGGCGCGCTGTTCGCGCTCGCGATCCTGGTCGGCCTGCTCGCGCCCTGGCTGGCGCACACCGATCCCGTCCTGGACGCCAACCTCATGAACGCGGAGGAGCCTCCGAGCTGGACCTGGTGGTTCGGCACCGACGACCAGGGCCGCGACATCTATTCCCGCGTCGTCTACGGCGCCCGCGTCTCGCTGACCGTCGGCATCGTCTCGCAGCTCATCAACAGCGTCATCGGCGTCGCGCTGGGCTTGAGCGCGGGCTATTGGGGCGGCTGGTGGGACGATTTCGTCAACGGCCTGACCAATCTGATGCTCGCGATCCCCTCGCTGATCTTCGCGCTCGCGATCATGGCGGTGCTTGGCCCCGGCCTCACCAGCCTGCTGATCGCGCTCGGCCTGACCAACTGGTCCTTCACGTGCCGGATCGCCCGCGCGTCGGCGCTGTCGCTCCGGAGCCAGGGCTATGTCCAGGCGGCAACCGTGCTCGGCTACGGCGATCTGCGGATCATGATCACGCAGCTGCTGCCGAACATGCTCGGCCTCGGCGTCCGTCCGCCGTTTCCGAGCTGGGGCAGCATGTTGTCGGACGCCCGCGACCAGATCACGACGGCGCCGTGGCTCTCGGTGTTTCCTGGCCTTGCCATCTTCCTGACGGTGCTTGGCCTCAACCTGCTCGGCGATGGCCTGCGCGACATTCTCGATCCACAATCGCGGAGCCGGCGGACATGA
- a CDS encoding medium chain dehydrogenase/reductase family protein — MMEPRNRVVQVSLFGDPERLEVVDAPLPTASRGELRVRVLASSLNYTEVLIRRHLYPQTMGLRPPFVMGYDVVGAIDQLGEGVHDFRIGDRVADMTVVGSNADYRTLRANDVARVPEGVDAAEAATLILSWTTAYQLLHRAARVQRGQRVLVHGAAGAVGQALLMLGRLAGIELWGTARGEHMALVRELGATPIDYKHDDFTRVLPGGFDVIVDGVGEDGYRRSYAALKPGGLLCAIGFSASVQAQRRMLPIVMEIARLYLWRLLPGGKRARFYSVNAMRARHPIWFKEDLERLFGLLATGAIRPRIAERISFDEVADAHRRLETGGLEGKLVLCPDLSSRHNQRAA; from the coding sequence ATGATGGAGCCGCGCAATCGAGTTGTTCAAGTCAGCCTCTTCGGTGATCCCGAGAGGCTGGAGGTGGTCGACGCTCCCTTGCCGACCGCCAGCCGGGGCGAGCTGCGGGTCCGTGTACTTGCGTCGAGCCTCAACTACACCGAGGTCTTGATCAGGCGCCATCTATACCCGCAAACGATGGGCCTCCGGCCGCCGTTCGTAATGGGCTACGACGTGGTCGGGGCAATCGATCAGCTCGGTGAAGGCGTGCACGACTTTCGGATTGGCGACCGCGTGGCCGACATGACGGTGGTCGGGTCAAACGCCGACTATCGCACGCTTCGGGCGAACGACGTGGCCCGCGTGCCGGAGGGCGTAGACGCGGCGGAGGCGGCCACACTGATCTTGAGCTGGACGACCGCGTACCAGCTTCTGCACCGCGCGGCCCGGGTCCAGCGAGGCCAGCGCGTGCTCGTGCACGGCGCCGCCGGCGCCGTCGGCCAGGCGCTGCTCATGCTCGGGAGATTGGCCGGCATCGAGCTGTGGGGCACCGCGCGCGGCGAGCACATGGCGCTCGTCCGAGAGCTAGGGGCAACGCCGATCGACTACAAGCATGATGACTTCACGCGGGTCCTGCCGGGCGGGTTCGACGTTATCGTCGACGGCGTTGGCGAAGACGGCTATCGCCGCTCATACGCGGCGCTCAAGCCAGGCGGCCTGCTCTGTGCCATCGGTTTCTCGGCGAGCGTGCAAGCACAGCGTCGCATGCTCCCTATCGTGATGGAGATCGCGCGCCTTTACCTGTGGAGATTGTTGCCCGGCGGCAAGCGGGCCCGGTTCTACTCAGTAAATGCCATGCGGGCGCGACATCCCATTTGGTTCAAGGAGGACTTGGAGCGTCTGTTCGGGCTTTTGGCAACTGGTGCCATCCGGCCGCGCATCGCCGAGCGGATCTCCTTCGACGAGGTCGCCGATGCTCACCGTCGCCTCGAGACTGGTGGCCTCGAGGGCAAGCTCGTGCTGTGCCCGGATCTCTCGTCGCGACACAACCAGCGCGCCGCCTGA